A window of the Cystobacter fuscus genome harbors these coding sequences:
- a CDS encoding RDD family protein, whose product MSSPASPSLDVATPERVSLSLPVAGIGYRCLAYLVDLALLFSFWVLAYFVFTLLVSDVVGFFQGLSGLVRTLMVLGVFATQWVYWTLCEVLMGGQTPGKRLVGIRVVRVDGSPVGVLESAVRNLLRVVDSFPLIYAVGCLSVLLTRQHRRLGDLLAGTLLVREERIDLDKYTATAAPSVALPPAGATARLTSGDVELILSFLARAPWLEPAARTRLGTRLVERYGGLDAQQRATLLAAPGGAESFLRARVQAER is encoded by the coding sequence ATGAGCTCCCCCGCCTCCCCCAGCCTGGACGTCGCCACGCCCGAGCGCGTGTCGCTCTCCCTCCCCGTGGCCGGCATCGGCTATCGGTGTCTGGCGTACCTGGTGGACCTGGCCCTGCTCTTCTCCTTCTGGGTGCTCGCCTACTTCGTCTTCACCCTGCTGGTGAGTGACGTCGTCGGCTTCTTCCAGGGCCTGTCCGGCCTGGTGCGCACACTGATGGTGTTGGGCGTGTTCGCCACCCAGTGGGTGTACTGGACGCTGTGCGAGGTGCTGATGGGGGGCCAGACGCCCGGCAAGCGGCTCGTCGGCATCCGCGTGGTGCGCGTGGATGGCTCGCCCGTGGGCGTGCTGGAGAGCGCGGTGCGCAACCTCCTGCGCGTGGTGGACTCCTTCCCGCTCATCTACGCCGTCGGGTGTCTGAGCGTGCTGCTCACGCGCCAGCACCGGCGGCTGGGAGACCTGCTCGCCGGCACCCTGCTGGTGCGCGAGGAGCGCATCGACCTGGACAAGTACACCGCCACGGCCGCGCCCTCCGTCGCGCTCCCGCCCGCCGGCGCCACGGCGAGACTCACCTCGGGGGACGTGGAGCTCATCCTGTCCTTCCTCGCGCGGGCGCCCTGGCTCGAGCCGGCCGCGCGCACCCGCCTGGGCACGCGCCTGGTGGAGCGCTATGGCGGGCTCGACGCGCAACAACGCGCCACGCTGCTCGCCGCACCTGGGGGCGCCGAGTCCTTCCTGCGCGCGCGCGTCCAGGCGGAGCGCTGA
- a CDS encoding energy transducer TonB, giving the protein MFQSVIQQSAAGRGRFGTGIWVSLLVHAGVLGGALLLSKANHEAAPPKEPDVLIFQHHPSGPPRPQTASPRPEQKSASPKVADKKPPTPRKTLRQPTLIPPPPPLEPQPVEPEPAEPTPSDAEASSEPTASPLGSAIGEVIGDTACRNCPVGPANQGTGEEVIPFGAGMTPPQLLSEGVPVRYTSDALQAGVRGLLIAKCIITSNGQVDDCHVIKGLPFMDQAVLESLESRRYRPVTFQGKPVNALYTFNVKLQMQ; this is encoded by the coding sequence ATGTTCCAGTCGGTCATCCAGCAGTCGGCAGCGGGCAGGGGTCGGTTCGGCACGGGCATCTGGGTTTCCCTGTTGGTGCACGCGGGAGTGCTCGGCGGCGCGCTGCTCCTGTCGAAAGCCAACCACGAGGCCGCTCCCCCGAAGGAGCCGGACGTCTTGATCTTTCAACACCACCCCTCGGGCCCACCGCGGCCACAGACGGCTTCCCCTCGACCCGAGCAGAAGTCCGCCTCGCCCAAGGTGGCCGACAAGAAGCCCCCGACGCCCCGGAAGACGTTGCGCCAGCCCACGCTCATCCCACCCCCTCCCCCGCTCGAGCCGCAGCCGGTGGAGCCCGAGCCGGCGGAGCCCACGCCCTCGGACGCGGAAGCGAGCAGCGAGCCCACGGCTTCGCCCCTGGGAAGCGCCATCGGCGAGGTGATTGGGGACACCGCGTGCCGGAATTGCCCCGTGGGGCCCGCGAACCAGGGCACGGGCGAGGAAGTGATTCCCTTCGGCGCCGGCATGACGCCCCCGCAACTGCTCTCCGAGGGCGTGCCCGTGCGCTACACGTCCGATGCGCTCCAGGCGGGGGTGCGTGGGCTGCTCATCGCCAAGTGCATCATCACCAGTAACGGACAGGTGGACGACTGCCACGTCATCAAGGGCCTGCCCTTCATGGATCAGGCGGTACTCGAGTCGCTCGAGAGCCGCCGCTACCGCCCGGTGACCTTCCAGGGCAAGCCGGTCAACGCGCTCTACACCTTCAACGTGAAGCTCCAGATGCAGTAG
- a CDS encoding helix-turn-helix transcriptional regulator: MAANQADVRVGLLEGPWAAWQGLADGLKGEGLNLLWVTRDARTLLDGIGTDPPQVAILDVEPGGDSGMGCSSMEGLNLLREARKRRLEVRMLVLSSANAQDFISQCFDEGASGYLFRQSLTSNAVCTAVNALVRGERLFPVQLLRNDFEHSPVTNATASVLLTLTQREREVLAYVAGGADNLKIAAHLQIAERTVKSHVTQLYRKLGAENRTQLALRACHLGVRPPPDL, translated from the coding sequence ATGGCAGCGAATCAAGCGGATGTGCGCGTTGGCTTGTTGGAAGGACCCTGGGCGGCCTGGCAGGGCCTGGCCGACGGGTTGAAGGGTGAAGGTCTCAACCTGCTGTGGGTGACGCGCGACGCGCGCACGCTCCTGGATGGGATCGGCACGGATCCTCCGCAGGTGGCCATCCTGGACGTGGAGCCCGGTGGAGACTCGGGCATGGGTTGCTCGAGCATGGAGGGGCTCAACCTCCTGCGCGAGGCGCGCAAGCGCCGGCTGGAGGTGCGGATGCTGGTGTTGTCCTCGGCCAACGCCCAGGACTTCATCTCCCAGTGCTTCGATGAAGGGGCCTCGGGTTATCTCTTCCGGCAGAGCCTCACGTCCAACGCGGTGTGCACGGCCGTCAACGCCCTGGTGCGCGGGGAGCGGCTCTTTCCGGTGCAACTGCTGCGCAACGACTTCGAGCATTCTCCCGTGACCAACGCCACCGCGAGCGTGCTGCTCACGCTCACGCAGCGTGAGCGCGAGGTGCTCGCCTACGTGGCCGGAGGCGCGGACAACCTGAAGATCGCCGCGCACCTGCAGATCGCCGAGCGCACGGTGAAGTCCCACGTGACCCAGCTCTACCGGAAGCTGGGCGCGGAGAACCGTACCCAGCTCGCGCTGCGCGCCTGCCACCTGGGCGTCCGGCCGCCGCCGGATCTGTAG
- the modB gene encoding molybdate ABC transporter permease subunit, protein MDPTALLLSLRLAGWTTMLLLPLGLPIAWWLARSRWRWKFLLEALVALPLVLPPTVLGFYLLRAMGPRGPLGPAFEALSGHPLPFSFEGLLLASVLSSLPFSVQPFTAALAGVDPRLIEASWCLGVSRARTFFRVVLPLAATGILSGMVLTFAHALGEFGVVLMVGGNLPGHTRTASIAIYDAVQALDYDAAGRMSLVLLVVSFVVLALTQGLRRGREGAWTRRS, encoded by the coding sequence GTGGACCCGACCGCCCTGCTGTTGAGCCTGCGCCTCGCGGGCTGGACGACGATGCTGCTGCTTCCGCTGGGGTTGCCCATCGCCTGGTGGCTCGCCCGTTCTCGGTGGCGGTGGAAGTTCCTGCTCGAGGCCCTGGTCGCGCTCCCGCTGGTGCTACCCCCCACGGTGCTCGGCTTCTACCTGCTGCGGGCCATGGGCCCCCGGGGTCCGCTGGGACCCGCCTTCGAGGCGCTCTCCGGACACCCCCTGCCCTTCAGCTTCGAGGGCCTGCTGCTCGCCTCGGTGCTCTCCAGCCTGCCCTTCTCCGTCCAGCCCTTCACGGCCGCGCTCGCGGGCGTGGATCCCCGCCTCATCGAGGCCTCGTGGTGCCTGGGCGTGTCCCGCGCGCGCACCTTCTTCCGGGTGGTACTGCCCCTGGCGGCCACGGGCATCCTCTCCGGCATGGTGCTCACGTTCGCGCACGCGCTGGGGGAGTTCGGCGTGGTGCTGATGGTGGGCGGCAACCTCCCGGGCCACACGCGCACGGCCTCCATCGCCATCTACGACGCGGTGCAGGCGCTGGACTATGACGCGGCGGGGAGGATGTCGCTCGTGCTGCTCGTCGTGTCGTTCGTCGTGCTGGCCCTCACCCAGGGGCTGCGCCGTGGGAGGGAGGGCGCATGGACGCGGCGCTCCTGA
- a CDS encoding response regulator transcription factor, which yields MKPPSVLIVEDDANLRLGLCDNLRDEGYEVVVATSAREAEPLLSARSFELVLLDVMLPGEDGYAFCRRLRANGVSTPVMMLTARSLEDDIVRGFEVGAQDYLTKPYRLRELLARVGALVRRSGGEPPQVLSFAGFHLDLGKRSLRRAEGGEIELTRTEFDLLAFLLKHRDRALTRTEILDAVWGDVVVDPRTVDNFVSSLKKKLGWTSTSAFTIHTLRGVGYRLELETMTKP from the coding sequence ATGAAACCCCCTTCCGTGCTCATCGTCGAGGACGACGCGAACCTGCGGCTTGGCCTGTGTGACAACCTCCGGGACGAGGGCTACGAGGTGGTGGTGGCCACGAGCGCCCGCGAGGCCGAGCCGCTGCTGAGCGCGCGCTCCTTCGAACTCGTCCTGCTCGACGTCATGCTCCCGGGCGAGGACGGCTATGCCTTCTGCCGGCGCCTGCGCGCGAACGGGGTGAGCACCCCGGTGATGATGCTGACGGCGCGCTCGCTGGAGGACGACATCGTGCGGGGCTTCGAGGTGGGTGCCCAGGACTACCTCACCAAGCCCTACCGCCTGCGCGAGCTGCTCGCGCGCGTGGGCGCCCTGGTGCGGCGCTCCGGCGGCGAGCCTCCCCAGGTCCTCTCCTTCGCGGGCTTCCACCTGGACCTGGGCAAGCGCTCGCTGCGCCGCGCGGAGGGCGGGGAGATCGAGCTGACGCGCACCGAGTTCGATCTGCTCGCCTTCCTGCTCAAGCACCGCGATCGGGCGCTCACCCGGACGGAGATCCTCGATGCCGTGTGGGGCGACGTCGTGGTGGACCCGCGCACCGTGGACAACTTCGTCTCCAGCCTGAAGAAGAAGCTCGGCTGGACGAGCACCTCCGCCTTCACCATCCACACCCTCCGGGGAGTGGGCTACCGGCTGGAGCTGGAAACCATGACGAAACCATGA
- a CDS encoding sensor histidine kinase has protein sequence MLRRLLPTLAALVCGLLALFWGLVSLQRIFTQEREDARAQLRTSREALEEYATQGLRHRLAQRLEHELPALHAAMGNPLAPGEGYYLRFRGQQFLPRATHSAPGTDTPARRNYRALVHALTPGPLPEPWRERLTRLRDVEATLERKQSPRANALVEELLRHHAEHPLPAEQELPFVLLLIERLQRGADTPPLVRALLREGLPEDFGGIQRSAGLQRDLLRERERFTSPDFAFLLVRTVKVSTALGEPTDDFLARAREADAGLIILPEGLTGPTLLGERWYVEPTLLPQQQDVVVRGIAVELEPLLDELATELRARGHFGPDGRVRLQSSDWVLPLDTLRLEVSVPQWRAAEEAIEQRHGLKTLLVATCGSLAVAIGVLAVVAQRGRYRYVELKSDFVATVSHELRTPLASIRLLAETLERKLAQAPPDTRAYPERILQAADGLSFLVENILSFNRIDKGRWRPRITLVTMEELVGMLRADLRDSVSVPVRLTADVGEAQIEADPSLIRLLLANLARNACAYNRRTPVELTLSAYPSGHNGCVVMFSDNGIGIPPSEWENVFRDFHRLESNGPEVHGSGLGLALCRKIMLLHGGRITVENSSPEGTTFCLLFPETRE, from the coding sequence ATGCTGCGCCGGCTCCTCCCCACCCTCGCCGCCCTCGTCTGTGGCCTGCTGGCCCTCTTCTGGGGGCTGGTGAGCCTGCAGCGGATCTTCACCCAGGAGCGGGAGGATGCCCGGGCCCAGCTGCGCACCAGCCGCGAGGCCCTCGAGGAGTATGCCACCCAGGGCCTGCGCCACCGGCTCGCCCAGCGGTTGGAGCACGAGCTGCCCGCCCTGCATGCCGCCATGGGCAATCCCCTCGCCCCCGGCGAGGGCTACTACCTGCGCTTCCGCGGGCAGCAGTTCCTGCCCCGTGCCACCCACTCGGCCCCCGGCACGGACACGCCCGCCCGGCGTAATTACCGCGCGCTCGTCCACGCGCTCACCCCGGGCCCCCTGCCCGAGCCCTGGCGCGAGCGGCTGACACGGCTGCGGGACGTGGAGGCGACACTCGAGCGGAAGCAGAGCCCGCGCGCCAACGCGCTCGTCGAGGAGCTGCTGCGCCATCACGCGGAGCACCCGCTGCCCGCCGAGCAGGAGCTGCCCTTCGTGCTGCTGCTGATCGAGCGGCTCCAGCGGGGAGCGGACACCCCTCCCCTGGTCCGCGCGCTCCTGCGCGAGGGGCTCCCCGAGGACTTCGGTGGCATCCAACGCTCCGCGGGTCTCCAGCGGGACCTGCTGCGCGAGCGCGAGCGCTTCACCTCGCCCGACTTCGCCTTCCTGCTCGTGCGCACCGTGAAGGTGAGCACCGCCCTGGGCGAGCCCACCGACGACTTCCTGGCCCGCGCGCGCGAGGCCGACGCAGGCCTCATCATCCTCCCCGAGGGACTCACCGGCCCCACGCTCCTGGGCGAGCGCTGGTACGTGGAGCCCACCCTCCTGCCCCAGCAACAGGACGTGGTCGTGCGTGGCATCGCCGTGGAGCTCGAGCCGCTGCTCGACGAGCTGGCCACGGAGCTGCGTGCGCGGGGCCACTTCGGCCCGGATGGACGGGTCAGGCTCCAGTCCTCGGACTGGGTGCTGCCCCTGGACACCCTGCGGCTGGAGGTGTCCGTGCCCCAGTGGCGCGCGGCCGAGGAGGCCATCGAGCAACGCCATGGGCTCAAGACGCTGCTGGTGGCCACCTGCGGCTCGCTCGCGGTGGCCATCGGGGTGCTCGCCGTGGTGGCCCAGCGCGGGCGCTACCGCTACGTGGAGCTCAAGAGCGACTTCGTGGCCACCGTCTCCCATGAGCTGCGCACCCCGCTGGCCTCCATCCGCCTGCTGGCCGAGACGCTCGAGCGCAAGCTCGCCCAGGCCCCGCCCGATACGCGCGCCTACCCCGAGCGCATCCTCCAGGCCGCCGACGGCCTGAGCTTCCTCGTGGAGAACATCCTGTCGTTCAACCGCATCGACAAGGGGCGCTGGCGGCCCCGGATCACCCTCGTGACGATGGAGGAGCTCGTCGGCATGCTCCGCGCGGACTTGAGGGACTCCGTGTCGGTCCCCGTCCGGCTCACCGCGGACGTGGGCGAGGCCCAGATCGAGGCGGACCCCTCGCTCATCCGCCTGCTGCTGGCCAACCTCGCGCGCAACGCCTGCGCCTACAACCGCCGCACCCCGGTGGAGTTGACCCTGAGCGCCTACCCTTCCGGGCACAACGGCTGCGTGGTGATGTTCTCCGACAATGGCATCGGCATTCCCCCGAGCGAGTGGGAGAACGTCTTCCGCGACTTCCACCGGTTGGAGTCCAACGGTCCCGAGGTGCATGGCAGTGGCCTCGGGCTCGCGCTGTGCCGCAAGATCATGCTCCTGCACGGAGGCCGCATCACCGTGGAGAACTCCAGCCCCGAGGGCACGACGTTCTGTCTGCTCTTCCCCGAGACGCGAGAATGA
- a CDS encoding ABC transporter ATP-binding protein codes for MDAALLIDFEQRFQEGPTIQAHLTLPATPGRVAVLFGPSGAGKTTVLRALAGLARPEHGRILFHGETWCDSSARVFLPPQARRIGFLFQDYALFPHLTAEQNVQFGLAHLPVAERQERSRVLFSLLHLEGLERRGARELSGGQQQRVALARALAIRPRLLLLDEPLSALDAPSREGLRGELRRLLRELGVPTVVVTHDRLEALALGDDLVAMEQGRVCQVGPVADVFNHPAELAVARMTGIETVLPGRVVRREAGLATVEVGPHSLLALESTPGGDAVFVCLRAEDVTLGPPEATPTSARNRLACTVVSLVPEGALVRVALDAGVPLVARVTRLSREELGLAEGRAVTASFKAPAVRLVPRP; via the coding sequence ATGGACGCGGCGCTCCTGATCGACTTCGAGCAGCGCTTCCAGGAAGGCCCCACCATCCAGGCCCACCTGACGCTGCCCGCCACGCCGGGCCGGGTCGCGGTGCTCTTCGGCCCCTCGGGCGCGGGGAAGACCACGGTGCTGCGCGCCCTGGCGGGGCTGGCCAGGCCCGAGCACGGCCGCATCCTCTTCCACGGGGAGACGTGGTGTGACTCGAGCGCCCGCGTCTTCCTGCCCCCCCAGGCGCGGCGCATCGGCTTTCTCTTCCAGGACTACGCGCTCTTCCCCCACCTCACCGCGGAGCAGAACGTGCAATTCGGCCTCGCGCACCTGCCCGTGGCCGAGCGCCAGGAGCGCTCGCGCGTCCTCTTCTCGCTGCTGCACCTGGAGGGACTGGAGCGCCGGGGCGCGCGCGAGCTGTCCGGAGGCCAGCAGCAACGGGTGGCCCTGGCGCGGGCGCTCGCCATCCGCCCGCGCCTGCTCTTGCTGGACGAGCCCCTGTCGGCGCTGGACGCGCCCTCGCGCGAGGGGCTCCGGGGCGAGCTGCGGCGGCTGCTGCGCGAGCTGGGCGTGCCCACCGTGGTGGTGACGCATGATCGGCTCGAGGCGCTCGCGCTGGGAGACGATCTCGTCGCCATGGAGCAGGGCCGGGTCTGCCAGGTGGGGCCGGTGGCCGACGTGTTCAACCACCCGGCCGAGCTCGCGGTGGCGCGGATGACGGGGATTGAAACCGTGCTGCCGGGCCGGGTGGTGCGGCGCGAGGCGGGGCTGGCCACGGTGGAGGTGGGCCCCCACTCCCTGCTCGCCCTGGAGTCCACGCCCGGTGGGGACGCCGTCTTCGTCTGCCTGCGCGCGGAGGACGTCACCCTCGGCCCGCCCGAGGCCACGCCCACCAGCGCGCGCAACCGGCTGGCGTGCACCGTGGTCTCGCTCGTGCCCGAGGGTGCCCTGGTGCGCGTGGCGCTCGACGCGGGCGTGCCCCTGGTGGCCCGGGTGACACGGCTGTCCCGCGAGGAGCTGGGGCTCGCCGAGGGACGCGCCGTCACCGCTTCCTTCAAGGCGCCCGCCGTGCGGCTCGTTCCCCGCCCGTGA
- a CDS encoding stage II sporulation protein M — protein MASSLPAFVARRRPDWQSLEALLTRQRAGTLRLEELRTLDVLYRRAAADLAHAQTFHPGTDVHRFLNQLCARAYAAIYQPPRERWAALLAFFRRDFPRTLRAHGAFVAASAGLFVLGILLGAVVVLLEPRGAELLVPENLRDYISRKQLWTDGLLSVTPPGAVASGIATNNLTVTIVTFASGLLLGLGTVFVLLNNGVHLGSVAALCVHEGLGAKLFDFIAAHGPVELSIIVIAGGAGLRVGQTLIDPGELPRGQALVLRGRESVKLVLGCAPFLALIAVVEGFISPGDFFPGWVKASLGLALGALFWGYLLRAGNAGPRAGTEAG, from the coding sequence GTGGCCTCCTCACTGCCCGCCTTCGTCGCCCGCCGCCGTCCGGACTGGCAATCGCTCGAGGCGCTGCTCACCCGACAGCGCGCGGGCACCCTGCGCCTGGAGGAGTTGCGCACGCTCGACGTGCTCTACCGGCGGGCGGCGGCGGACCTCGCCCACGCGCAGACCTTCCACCCGGGCACCGACGTCCACCGCTTCCTCAACCAGTTGTGCGCCCGGGCCTATGCCGCCATCTACCAGCCTCCGCGCGAGCGCTGGGCGGCCCTGCTCGCCTTCTTCCGCCGGGACTTCCCGCGCACCCTGCGCGCCCACGGCGCCTTCGTGGCCGCGAGCGCCGGCCTGTTCGTGCTCGGCATCCTCCTGGGCGCGGTGGTGGTGCTGCTCGAGCCCCGGGGCGCGGAGCTGCTCGTCCCCGAGAACCTGCGCGACTACATCTCGCGCAAGCAGCTGTGGACCGACGGCCTCTTGTCGGTGACCCCACCGGGCGCGGTGGCCTCGGGCATCGCCACCAACAACCTCACCGTCACCATCGTCACCTTCGCCTCGGGGCTGCTGCTCGGCCTGGGCACGGTGTTCGTGCTCCTCAACAACGGCGTGCACCTGGGCTCGGTGGCCGCCCTGTGCGTGCACGAGGGGCTGGGCGCCAAACTGTTCGACTTCATCGCCGCCCATGGGCCCGTGGAGCTGTCCATCATCGTCATCGCCGGGGGCGCGGGGCTGCGCGTGGGTCAGACGCTCATCGATCCCGGCGAGCTGCCCCGGGGCCAGGCCCTGGTGCTGCGCGGGCGCGAGTCCGTCAAGCTCGTGCTCGGGTGCGCCCCCTTCCTCGCCCTCATCGCCGTGGTGGAGGGCTTCATCTCCCCGGGCGACTTCTTCCCCGGGTGGGTGAAGGCCTCCCTGGGGCTCGCGCTGGGGGCGCTCTTCTGGGGCTACCTGCTGCGCGCCGGCAACGCCGGGCCCCGCGCGGGCACCGAGGCCGGCTGA
- a CDS encoding WecB/TagA/CpsF family glycosyltransferase produces the protein MRGVMRLVTARAGLVPSRPWRFDKSPAGGLPRVRIGHVPLDLGRLDEVLRAIEGLVTGGQGGRILLPDVEQVVRAERDEVLRSALTTAELSLAGGPAMIRAAGRLGVPALSLEPRAGAQWLPPLAALARERAWRVVVVAERPKLSEWAAGALRDRYGLLAVGVAAPDVPEDGRGPWVDTLIDRIELTRPDLVWVSMDTPKQELFCQHAAQRLHGAVLLGVGSAMESLLDGRGGARARGALRSPWRWLLQRLAFQRVLAHARAT, from the coding sequence ATGCGTGGGGTGATGAGGCTGGTGACGGCACGGGCTGGACTCGTTCCGTCCAGGCCCTGGCGGTTCGACAAGAGCCCCGCGGGCGGCTTGCCGCGGGTGCGCATCGGACACGTCCCCCTGGACCTGGGCCGGTTGGATGAAGTGCTCCGAGCCATCGAGGGACTCGTCACAGGCGGCCAGGGGGGACGTATCCTCCTGCCGGACGTGGAGCAGGTGGTGCGCGCCGAGCGCGACGAGGTGTTGCGCTCGGCGCTCACCACCGCGGAGTTGTCGCTGGCGGGAGGCCCCGCGATGATCCGCGCCGCCGGGCGCCTGGGGGTGCCCGCGCTCTCCCTGGAGCCGCGAGCGGGCGCGCAGTGGTTGCCGCCGCTGGCGGCCCTGGCGCGGGAGCGGGCCTGGCGCGTCGTCGTGGTGGCCGAGCGTCCGAAGCTCTCGGAGTGGGCGGCGGGTGCGCTGCGCGACCGGTATGGGCTGCTGGCGGTGGGCGTGGCCGCGCCGGACGTGCCGGAGGATGGCCGGGGGCCGTGGGTGGACACCTTGATCGATCGCATCGAGCTCACGCGGCCCGATCTGGTGTGGGTGTCCATGGACACGCCCAAGCAGGAGCTGTTCTGCCAGCACGCGGCCCAGCGGCTGCACGGGGCGGTGCTGCTGGGAGTGGGCTCGGCCATGGAGTCCTTGCTGGACGGGCGCGGCGGGGCGCGTGCCCGCGGTGCGTTGCGCTCGCCGTGGCGGTGGCTGCTCCAGCGGCTGGCGTTCCAGCGGGTGCTCGCCCACGCACGCGCCACTTGA
- a CDS encoding M3 family metallopeptidase, whose protein sequence is MRQLFLTGAGILVLASVACTTTSHEGRGADPTVPATPPSPTMSPSSETTSPKTNPLLDHWSGPYGGVPAFDQIRIEHFRPALETSMNEYRREIADLANEPAAPTFENTIAAFERLGQRFEEVSTLYGIWSTSLNGPEFQAIEREMAPRLAALSDEVIQNERLFQRIAAVYESPEKAKLTPEQQRLVWHHYTRFVRSGARLDAEKKKQLSALNQRLASLYTNFGQNVLADEEGYAVVLESEAELDGLPDSVRAGAAAAAASRGLVGKWAITNTRSSMEPFLTYSRRRELREKVWRNYINRGDNGDTHDNNAIISEILQLRAERAGLLGYATHAHWRLENTMARTPERAMALMEAVWKPAVARVRQEVADMQALATKEGDKITIEPWDYRYYAEKVRKAKYDLDQNEVKPYLQLEKLREAMFWVAGELFGFTFTPVNDVPVYHPDVRVWEVKDKAQGKHVGLWYFDPYARPGKRSGAWMNAYRSQERFRGEITTLVSNNANFVKGQPGKPVLISWSDAETLFHEFGHALHGLSSDVNYPALSGTNVVRDYVEFPSQLLEHWLDTPEVLNTYALHYQTGKPIPSELVAKIAKAATFNQGFATVEYLSSALVDMKLHLAGTKKIDPDAFERDTLQGLGMPREIVMRHRTPQFGHVFAGDGYSAGYYSYLWSDTLTADAFETFTEAKGPYDRDVASRLKKHVFSVGNTVDPAEGYRSFRGKDAGIDALMRKRGFPVPAAPKKKN, encoded by the coding sequence ATGCGTCAGCTCTTCCTCACCGGCGCGGGCATCCTGGTGCTCGCCTCCGTCGCCTGCACGACGACATCCCACGAGGGGCGTGGGGCCGACCCCACCGTTCCCGCAACCCCCCCATCGCCCACCATGTCTCCTTCCTCGGAAACGACGTCGCCCAAGACGAACCCGCTGTTGGATCACTGGTCCGGCCCCTATGGGGGCGTGCCGGCGTTCGATCAAATTCGCATCGAGCACTTCCGGCCCGCGCTGGAGACCTCGATGAACGAGTACCGCCGTGAGATCGCCGACCTGGCGAACGAGCCGGCGGCGCCGACCTTCGAGAACACGATCGCCGCGTTCGAGCGGCTCGGGCAGCGCTTCGAGGAGGTGAGCACCCTCTATGGCATCTGGAGCACGTCGCTCAACGGGCCGGAGTTCCAGGCCATCGAGCGGGAGATGGCGCCCCGGCTCGCGGCGCTCTCCGACGAGGTCATCCAGAACGAGCGGCTGTTCCAGCGCATCGCGGCCGTCTACGAGTCGCCCGAGAAGGCGAAGCTGACGCCCGAGCAGCAGCGCCTGGTGTGGCACCACTACACGCGCTTCGTGCGCTCGGGGGCCCGGCTCGACGCGGAGAAGAAGAAGCAGTTGTCGGCGCTCAACCAGCGCCTCGCCTCGCTCTACACGAACTTCGGTCAGAACGTGCTGGCCGACGAGGAGGGCTACGCCGTGGTGCTCGAATCGGAGGCCGAGCTCGACGGCCTGCCCGACTCGGTGCGCGCGGGCGCGGCGGCGGCCGCCGCATCGCGGGGGCTCGTGGGCAAGTGGGCCATCACCAACACGCGCTCGTCCATGGAGCCCTTCCTGACGTACTCGCGCCGCCGGGAGCTGCGCGAGAAGGTCTGGCGCAACTACATCAACCGGGGCGACAACGGGGACACGCACGACAACAACGCGATCATCTCCGAGATCCTCCAGCTGCGCGCCGAGCGGGCCGGGCTGCTGGGCTACGCCACCCATGCGCACTGGCGGCTGGAGAACACCATGGCCCGCACGCCCGAGCGCGCCATGGCGTTGATGGAGGCCGTGTGGAAGCCCGCCGTCGCGCGCGTGCGCCAGGAGGTCGCCGACATGCAGGCGCTCGCCACGAAGGAGGGCGACAAGATCACCATCGAGCCCTGGGACTACCGCTACTACGCCGAGAAGGTGCGCAAGGCGAAGTACGACCTGGACCAGAACGAGGTGAAGCCCTACCTGCAGTTGGAGAAGCTGCGCGAGGCGATGTTCTGGGTGGCCGGGGAGCTGTTCGGCTTCACCTTCACCCCGGTGAACGACGTGCCCGTGTATCACCCGGACGTGCGCGTCTGGGAGGTGAAGGACAAGGCCCAGGGCAAGCACGTGGGCCTGTGGTACTTCGATCCCTATGCCCGGCCGGGAAAGCGCTCCGGGGCGTGGATGAACGCCTATCGCTCGCAGGAGCGCTTCCGGGGGGAGATCACCACCCTCGTCTCCAACAACGCCAACTTCGTGAAGGGCCAGCCGGGCAAGCCCGTCCTCATCAGCTGGAGCGACGCGGAGACGCTGTTCCACGAGTTCGGCCATGCGCTGCACGGCCTGAGCTCCGACGTGAACTACCCCGCGCTGTCGGGCACCAACGTGGTGCGTGACTACGTGGAGTTCCCCTCGCAGTTGCTCGAGCACTGGCTGGACACGCCCGAGGTGCTCAACACCTACGCCCTGCACTACCAGACGGGCAAGCCCATCCCCTCCGAGCTCGTCGCGAAGATCGCCAAGGCGGCCACCTTCAACCAGGGCTTCGCCACGGTGGAGTACCTGTCGAGCGCGCTCGTGGACATGAAGCTGCACCTGGCGGGCACGAAGAAGATCGATCCGGACGCGTTCGAGCGCGACACGCTCCAGGGGCTCGGGATGCCCAGGGAGATCGTCATGCGCCACCGCACGCCCCAGTTCGGCCACGTCTTCGCGGGGGATGGCTACTCGGCGGGCTACTACAGCTACCTCTGGTCGGACACGCTCACCGCCGATGCCTTCGAGACCTTCACCGAGGCCAAGGGCCCCTACGATCGGGACGTGGCCAGCCGGCTGAAGAAGCATGTCTTCTCGGTGGGCAACACGGTGGACCCGGCCGAGGGCTACCGCTCCTTCCGCGGCAAGGACGCGGGCATCGACGCGCTGATGCGCAAGCGTGGCTTCCCCGTGCCGGCGGCGCCCAAGAAGAAGAACTGA